A stretch of the Papaver somniferum cultivar HN1 chromosome 6, ASM357369v1, whole genome shotgun sequence genome encodes the following:
- the LOC113288173 gene encoding uncharacterized protein LOC113288173 — protein MSTVEILFGKFFERKNSVIEQLNQQKDLYDQYLASTCLINGIRPPSWLLKDGFETGSSEIKELKNEDLISGLLFPPSRANYPSSIGSKTFYSRSIFAANTVKQLSGDFFSETCASNKYYSVGERSADIPNCPLDGKNIELESTLNTVPELDNTIFSPQNQTDLTNHFDVTTVGERSTVDPKCSLNGSSLKSECTFNTITHQGGTTGTPQCQTDLKVSESSFELPQSLARIQRSRSRQRALELRNSASGKSRKRAIQESNVAAGRSTRSRTSCEQPPPAKELLETDARISSIPYQVLGSIATSATQSEGIDLHNVLDAEGTMEGSSPVQKDPELCNSAAENTENNLSKENATTYEDNIRSQTTVPQINSAELGLARHNNSDKLTGRITCSRSSSINRSPQHLNPLDLVERHDLPKASDLQVLNHEEISAAGIALNKHVNVSVDCNSTCTVTKQEGVSMGASLEFLISRSRSDEINFVEPKQLIFDDVEDSRLGETFGPSFGRETLQASDPQVLIHEEISAARISEAKHVADMPVDRKYICSVQEDVSVGGSLEFSVSRPQSDDMKFFEPKQLVFGDAEDLEHVETVGPSPGREILNQSPEVGSTPLGLKGSVDELPISSVFHAKGVLSSDGSLLKKDHGMEMVIESETMTGSLPHVEERFENAGRKQSLESVADASKLCSPLLQAERAEGYEGFVTDRSPERNEKNINMSSDIREKCNSIPDDAMLKMDQNMEVVGAENNLKAKSGTPTEVERSELVGAEKAEFDLHPISPISKTSSISALFPRQSLRQTSDFDVDRSSEGSKMSSNKVQVTGHEFLQEPSATSMDRLERDGENASIRLSNAFYEDERPELLDTEETRDRTSSAMCTGAVSDISSLALRKESPDIDRHVVADRSSECDDRKRASDSSFCLKDLQYGRISFGCKLEGALDIDLPDVGVDSNKDTSGKNLTREFDLESLPEDSRIDRDAGSKSSSRQSVKQDISLVHDASQVPHLFPSAIHEEDAGCSKSNDSSKEENSVLSAMTSYNGWENSWPQCKRRKIEGQSDKGFTTCPRIWSAKPNHHEDIVCLNLNSAETGSGTDLEFQQFPVSGVVESSIIESAVGEMSNGAKHLVMEGVQCSPQIHAEEAEVDEGFVLGDANIPLGFIPMLLESSLGSSGIKVEDTGIHLNEVEEQYPFSVAMSVDRQCLPQYEQKFFCFESEKTPRSMGEACSTEQDIKSNLEEQLLSNYDNLDLVGADQSMPEFEKFTDLPDTIIEGMSILEELCPSSGMGTPYSLPSKSKFQMDLSTWSGYNPLEPGRSYSDFMPSSSDQSECDAWSPYTPQVGKATHTILSSSGGQRSKKQRSTNSELTPIHEDSSSGGEENRNLCKVIYQVQEKSSAIEMKSSTYKGPLVDISNINPLDFVSGNEKIFERGRLIDSLEEDANLHGSEIGPSKMSKDDFGTERKYKNKDKENKSSSLCGYGTEMKYMNKDRESKSSSTFGTGTRKSTRCLQNTVSKPNLQRKATAEKRNHTTVDKAHKGSNIATDVKSLFEYLPTAVPPAKRKEPKVKALDLAKETKKQEEEKKKQREMMKEKRERERERQKEEKAREEELMQRQKEEKEHQRERLKEEKARQQELIQKRKEVEAKRKEAEMQERKRLREDEKKEKDRKKLCREPQKKLHAGKEEKELKYRAADDKASKKKGFQDEEMKDQNPEKVKGREECAKGRQTQTKKASGVHEHSVALEESHSNENAVNCFGQVNEVGSLATGGTLEQSYDISPYQSSDGEEDDDLPSRKVIPSWSRQYCPAPHSCSQQPKDIFKLSSFCNINQVLKSRKSFK, from the exons ATGTCAACAGTAGAGATATTATTCGGCAAGTTCTTCGAGAGAAAGAATTCGGTAATTGAACAGCTCAATCAACAGAAAGATTTGTATGATCAGTATTTGGCTTCAACATGTTTGATTAATGGAATTCGACCTCCTTCTTGGCTTTTGAAAGATGGATTTGAGACTGGTAGTTCCGAAATCAAAG AGTTGAAGAATGAAGACTTGATTTCAGGACTTCTATTCCCACCTTCCAGAGCCAATTATCCGTCTTCCATTGGAAGTAAAACCTTCTATAGCCGGTCAATTTTTGCTGCAAATACTGTAAAGCAGCTTTCAGGCGATTTTTTTTCAGAAACTTGTGCTTCCAACAAATATTATAGTGTAGGTGAGAGATCAGCAGATATACCCAACTGCCCGTTGGATGGTAAGAATATAGAGCTGGAAAGTACATTAAACACGGTTCCTGAGCTGGATAATACCATCTTTTCtccccaaaatcaaacagatttgaCCAATCACTTTGATGTCACAACCGTGGGAGAGAGATCAACTGTTGATCCGAAGTGCAGTCTGAATGGAAGCAGTCTCAAGTCAGAATGTACATTTAACACAATTACACATCAGGGTGGAACTACTGGCACTCCTCAATGCCAGACGGATTTGAAGGTGTCCGAGTCCAGCTTTGAATTACCTCAATCATTGGCAAGGATCCAAAGGTCCAGATCAAGGCAAAGAGCTCTAGAACTTCGTAATAGTGCAAGTGGAAAATCAAGAAAGCGTGCTATACAAGAAAGTAATGTGGCTGCTGGTAGGAGTACAAGGTCAAGAACATCTTGCGAACAGCCTCCTCCTGCTAAAGAGCTGCTAGAAACAGATGCCAGAATCTCTAGTATTCCTTATCAGGTTCTCGGTAGTATAGCTACATCAGCCACCCAAAGTGAAGGCATTGATCTTCATAATGTTTTAGATGCTGAAGGGACCATGGAAGGGTCTAGCCCGGTGCAAAAAGATCCGGAGCTTTGTAACTCTGCGGCGGAAAATACTGAGAACAATCTATCCAAGGAAAATGCAACAACCTATGAGGATAATATAAGATCCCAAACTACTGTGCCGCAGATTAATTCTGCTGAACTGGGTTTAGCTAGACATAATAACTCGGATAAGCTAACTGGCAGAATTACGTGCTCCAGATCTTCTTCAATTAATAGATCTCCCCAGCATCTGAATCCATTGGATTTGGTCGAAAGACATGACCTTCCAAAGGCATCAGACCTTCAGGTATTGAATCATGAGGAAATTTCTGCTGCTGGAATTGCACTAAATAAGCATGTAAATGTGTCAGTTGACTGCAATTCTACTTGTACTGTAACTAAGCAGGAAGGTGTTAGCATGGGAGCTAGTTTGGAGTTTTTGATTTCTAGGTCTCGATCTGATGAGATTAACTTTGTTGAGCCAAAGCAACTTATTTTTGATGATGTTGAAGATTCCAGGTTGGGTGAAACTTTTGGGCCTTCTTTCGGACGGGAAACATTGCAGGCATCTGACCCTCAAGTATTGATTCATGAGGAAATTTCTGCTGCTAGGATTTCAGAAGCTAAGCATGTTGCAGATATGCCAGTTGACCGCAAGTATATTTGTTCAGTTCAGGAAGATGTTAGTGTGGGAGGTAGTTTGGAGTTCTCAGTTTCAAGGCCTCAATCAGATGATATGAAATTTTTTGAGCCAAAGCAACTTGTATTTGgcgatgctgaagatttggagcATGTTGAGACTGTTGGGCCTTCTCCAGGGAGGGAAATATTGAACCAGTCACCAGAGGTGGGATCAACTCCTTTAGGATTGAAGGGATCAGTTGATGAATTACCTATATCTAGTGTTTTCCATGCGAAAGGTGTTCTTTCTAGTGATGGGTCATTGCTGAAGAAGGATCACGGAATGGAAATGGTGATCGAGAGTGAAACTATGACGGGTTCTCTTCCTCATGTGGAAGAAAGGTTTGAAAATGCTGGGAGAAAACAGTCCCTTGAATCTGTTGCAGACGCTTCGAAGTTATGCTCTCCTTTATTACAGGCCGAACGAGCTGAGGGTTACGAAGGCTTTGTAACCGATAGATCTCCAGAGAGAAACGAAAAGAATATAAACATGTCCAGTGATATCCGCGAAAAATGTAACTCCATTCCTGATGATGCAATGCTGAAGATGGATCAAAATATGGAAGTTGTAGGTGCAGAAAACAATTTAAAGGCTAAATCTGGAACCCCAACTGAGGTAGAAAGGTCTGAACTTGTTGGGGCAGAGAAAGCTGAGTTTGATTTGCACCCTATATCACCTATCAGTAAAACATCAAGCATTTCTGCTTTGTTTCCTAGGCAGTCACTTCGCCAAACTTCAGATTTCGATGTTGATAGATCTTCGGAAGGAAGCAAAATGTCGTCGAACAAGGTGCAGGTAACTGGTCATGAATTTTTACAGGAACCATCCGCCACATCTATGGACCGTCTTGAAAGAGATGGAGAAAATGCCTCTATAAGGTTGTCTAATGCCTTTTATGAAGATGAGAGGCCCGAGTTACTCGATACTGAAGAAACAAGAGACCGTACTTCATCAGCAATGTGTACTGGTGCAGTTTCAGATATTTCTTCTCTTGCATTAAGGAAAGAGTCACCTGATATTGATCGGCATGTAGTAGCTGATAGATCTTCAGAATGTGACGATAGAAAACGAGCATCAGATTCATCGTTTTGTCTAAAGGATTTACAGTATGGTAGAATTTCATTTGGATGCAAACTGGAAGGAGCACTAGACATTGATTTGCCCGACGTTGGGGTTGATTCAAACAAAGATACTTCTGGTAAGAATTTGACAAGGGAGTTTGATTTGGAATCATTGCCTGAAGATTCTAGAATTGATAGAGATGCAGGTAGCAAGTCAAGTTCTAGGCAGTCAGTTAAACAAGATATTTCTCTAGTACATGATGCAAGTCAAGTTCCCCACCTATTCCCTTCCGCCATCCATGAAGAAGATGCTGGTTGTAGtaaatcaaatgattcttcaaaagaagaaaattctGTTCTATCGGCAATGACTAGTTATAATGGGTGGGAAAACTCATGGCCTCAGTGTAAGCGAAGGAAGATTGAAGGCCAATCTGATAAGGGGTTTACTACTTGCCCAAGGATCTGGAGTGCTAAACCTAACCATCACGAAGACATTGTTTGCCTAAACTTAAATAGTGCCGAAACTGGTTCGGGGACTGATCTGGAGTTTCAGCAATTTCCCGTGTCTGGTGTTGTGGAATCGAGCATCATCGAGAGTGCTGTCGGAGAGATGTCCAATGGTGCAAAGCACCTCGTAATGGAGGGTGTTCAATGCTCACCTCAGATCCATGCAGAGGAG GCTGAAGTTGATGAGGGGTTTGTCCTTGGAGATGCAAACATTCCTCTGGGTTTCATACCAATGCTATTAGAGTCTTCTCTTGGCTCTAGTGGCATTAAGGTAGAGGATACAGGCATTCACTTGAATGAAGTTGAAGAGCAGTATCCGTTTAGCGTTGCCATGAGTGTGGATAGGCAGTGTCTTCCTCAATACGAGCAGAAGTTTTTCTGTTTTGAAAGTGAAAAAACTCCACGAAGCATGGGGGAAGCGTGTTCTACTGAACAAGATATCAAATCTAATCTTGAAGAGCAATTATTATCAAATTATGATAATCTTGATCTTGTTGGTGCTGATCAAAGCATGCCTGAGTTTGAGAAGTTCACAGATCTTCCGGACACAATAATTGAAGGAATGAGCATTCTGGAGGAGCTGTGTCCGTCTTCTGGCATGGGTACCCCATATTCTCTTCCTTCAAAGTCTAAATTTCAAATGGACTTGAGCACCTGGTCGGGTTATAATCCATTGGAACCAGGAAGGTCTTATTCTGATTTCATGCCATCCTCAAGTGATCAGTCCGAGTGTGATGCTTGGAGTCCTTACACACCTCAAGTTGGGAAGGCTACTCATACTATTCTCTCATCATCTGGTGGTCAACGTTCTAAGAAGCAACGAAGCACAAACTCAGAGTTAACTCCGATTCATGAAGATAGTAGTAGTGGTGGTGAAGAGAACCGAAACCTATGCAAGGTAATTTATCAAGTCCAGGAAAAAAGCAGTGCAATAGAAATGAAGAGCTCAACATATAAAGGACCCCTTGTAGACATAAGTAACATTAACCCTCTTGACTTTGTCTCTGGAAATGAGAAGATCTTTGAGAGAGGACGCCTAATAGATTCTTTGGAGGAAGATGCGAACCTGCATGGGTCTGAGATTGGTCCTTCGAAGATGTCTAAAGATGACTTTGGCACTGAGAGGAAGTACAAGAACAAGGATAAAGAGAACAAAAGTTCTTCTTTATGTGGCTATGGCACTGAGATGAAGTACATGAACAAGGATAGAGAGAGCAAAAGTTCTTCTACATTTGGAACCGGTACACGTAAGTCCACTAGATGTCTTCAGAATACGGTTAGTAAGCCAAATTTACAGAGGAAAGCAACTGCGGAGAAACGTAATCATACTACTGTAGACAAGGCCCATAAAGGATCTAATATTGCGACTGATGTTAAATCCCTCTTTGAATACCTTCCAACTGCAGTGCCTCCAG CAAAGAGAAAGGAGCCTAAAGTGAAAGCCCTAGATCTCGCTAAGGAAACAAAAAAACAggaagaggaaaagaagaaacAGCGAGAGATGATGAAAGAAAAACGGGAGCGTGAGCGAGAACGGCAGAAGGAAGAAAAAGCTAGGGAAGAGGAATTGATGCAgagacaaaaagaagaaaaagagcaCCAGCGAGAAAGACTGAAGGAAGAAAAAGCGAGGCAACAGGAATTGATTCAGAAACGAAAAGAAGTGGAGGCAAAGAGAAAAGAAGCTGAAATGCAGGAGAGGAAAAGGCTTAGAGAAGAtgaaaagaaggagaaggacagaAAAAAGTTGTGCAGGGAGCCACAGAAGAAATTACATGCcgggaaagaagagaaagaacTGAAATACAGAGCTGCC GATGACAAAGCATCAAAGAAAAAAGGGTTTCAAGATGAGGAAATGAAGGATCAGAACCCAGAAAAGGTGAAGGGAAGAGAGGAGTGTGCAAAAGGGAGGCAGACTCAAACAAAGAAAGCCAGTGGTGTTCATGAACATTCTGTGGCTTTGGAAGAGTCTCACAGTAATGAGAAT GCGGTTAATTGTTTCGGTCAAGTAAATGAAGTTGGTTCATTGGCTACTGGCGGAACTCTGGAGCAGTCATATGACATATCTCCATACCAGAGCTCGGATGGAGAAGAGGACGATGATCTTCCTTCTAGGAAGGTTATTCCTTCTTGGTCCAG GCAGTATTGTCCGGCTCCACACTCTTGCTCCCAACAACCAAAAGACATTTTCAAGCTATCAAGCTTTTGCAATATAAATCAAG TTCTTAAATCTCGAAAGAGCTTCAAGTAA